From a single Hymenobacter sp. YIM 151500-1 genomic region:
- a CDS encoding T9SS type A sorting domain-containing protein: MTTTSTWRVVPTWLFGSARSAAVLLTMLLSGPALAQQYRGKLGINLDGAGPSSFVDLAKAARPWEAPGGGTLPPSQLDANGWPTTDFRTVLLDARPVPEWAGTIDDPQGYRVSYSGTHHGSFTGRAVISNGAGPWSIQNQAYNAATNTTTFDLVLGAPGPGHGFVLMQFTNTQRTATAALGSGITNLKVIRAGYPAASTQFFPTALINAINGVNFAAIRAKDLTGTSNIDGIVYPATIDWADRKLPTDAIQAGGLGRKKEGMAWEHFIDLCNQVDKDIWVNIPVSATPNYVTQLATLLKNRLKPTLNIYVENDNEIWNNGGGGFGATYTYNRAQAAALGFTGYGADKQNYARRSVELAQLFQTVFGAGSLNSRVRVVLCWHQPLRKWDVSQVMLPYINQTFGPPKNFIYAIATQTYFNPVNPPANATAAQLVALCRPGIVGLVDEGPTTVNEAGRRQWVQAAQQWQLPGGLMSYEGGPGTAYGEGNTTNIGNAIQMHREPAMKDEVKYNLAQAWWDLGAGLAMQFTLSSGYQRYGQYGLTDDLGNPDRNAKYQAMRELVGGPTTLATTPRAASPDALQLYPNPTAATFRLRYAAPTAQRAQVEVSNTLGQVVHHTSVALRSGPNDLELPAHFLPAGLYHVRLTTAQATATQALQVVR; the protein is encoded by the coding sequence ATGACTACAACTTCAACCTGGCGAGTAGTACCTACCTGGCTTTTTGGCTCGGCCCGAAGCGCAGCTGTGCTCCTGACCATGCTGCTGAGCGGCCCGGCCCTGGCCCAACAATACCGGGGTAAGCTGGGCATCAACCTGGATGGGGCCGGCCCCAGCTCCTTTGTCGACCTGGCCAAAGCGGCCCGACCTTGGGAAGCGCCAGGCGGCGGCACCCTGCCGCCCAGCCAGCTCGACGCCAACGGCTGGCCCACCACCGACTTCCGCACCGTGCTGCTCGACGCCCGGCCCGTGCCGGAGTGGGCCGGCACCATCGACGACCCGCAGGGCTACCGCGTCAGCTACAGCGGCACCCACCACGGCTCCTTCACGGGCAGGGCCGTCATCAGCAACGGGGCCGGGCCCTGGTCCATCCAGAACCAGGCCTACAACGCCGCCACCAATACCACCACGTTCGACCTGGTGCTGGGCGCGCCGGGCCCCGGCCACGGCTTCGTGCTGATGCAGTTCACCAACACCCAGCGCACGGCTACGGCGGCCTTGGGTTCGGGCATTACCAACCTGAAAGTTATCCGGGCCGGCTACCCGGCTGCTTCCACGCAGTTTTTCCCCACGGCCCTCATCAACGCCATCAACGGGGTCAACTTCGCCGCCATTCGGGCCAAGGACCTGACGGGCACCTCCAACATCGACGGCATCGTGTACCCGGCCACCATCGACTGGGCCGACCGGAAGCTGCCCACCGACGCTATCCAGGCCGGCGGGCTGGGCCGCAAAAAGGAGGGCATGGCCTGGGAGCATTTCATCGACCTGTGCAACCAGGTGGACAAGGACATCTGGGTGAATATTCCGGTGTCGGCCACGCCCAACTACGTGACCCAGCTGGCCACTCTGCTTAAAAACCGCCTCAAGCCCACTCTGAACATTTACGTCGAAAACGACAACGAAATCTGGAACAACGGCGGGGGCGGCTTTGGGGCTACCTACACCTACAACCGCGCCCAGGCGGCGGCCCTCGGCTTCACGGGCTACGGCGCCGACAAGCAGAACTACGCCCGCCGCTCGGTGGAGCTGGCCCAGCTGTTCCAGACCGTGTTCGGGGCCGGCTCGCTTAACTCGCGGGTGCGCGTGGTGCTGTGCTGGCACCAGCCCCTGCGCAAGTGGGACGTCAGCCAGGTGATGCTGCCCTACATCAACCAAACCTTCGGGCCGCCCAAGAACTTCATCTACGCCATTGCCACCCAAACCTACTTCAACCCCGTCAACCCGCCCGCTAACGCCACGGCGGCCCAGCTGGTGGCGTTGTGCCGCCCCGGCATTGTGGGGCTGGTGGATGAAGGGCCTACCACGGTGAACGAGGCCGGCCGCCGGCAGTGGGTGCAGGCAGCCCAGCAGTGGCAGCTGCCCGGCGGGCTGATGTCGTACGAAGGCGGGCCCGGCACGGCCTACGGCGAAGGCAACACCACCAACATCGGCAACGCCATTCAGATGCACCGGGAGCCGGCCATGAAGGACGAGGTGAAGTACAACCTAGCCCAGGCCTGGTGGGACCTGGGCGCCGGCCTGGCCATGCAGTTTACCCTGAGCAGCGGCTACCAGCGCTACGGCCAGTACGGCCTCACCGACGACCTCGGCAACCCCGACCGTAACGCCAAGTACCAGGCCATGCGCGAGCTGGTGGGCGGCCCCACCACGCTGGCCACGACACCACGAGCTGCCTCGCCCGACGCCTTGCAGCTCTACCCCAACCCAACCGCCGCTACCTTCCGGCTGCGCTACGCCGCCCCCACCGCCCAGCGGGCTCAGGTGGAAGTAAGCAATACGCTGGGCCAGGTGGTACACCACACCAGCGTGGCCCTGCGCAGCGGCCCCAATGACTTAGAGCTGCCCGCTCATTTCCTGCCGGCCGGCCTCTACCACGTGCGCCTCACGACGGCCCAGGCCACCGCCACGCAGGCGCTGCAAGTG